Proteins from a genomic interval of Zingiber officinale cultivar Zhangliang chromosome 1B, Zo_v1.1, whole genome shotgun sequence:
- the LOC122014211 gene encoding protein PHYTOCHROME KINASE SUBSTRATE 2-like: protein MASVKVTPKSLFAFEPCVCDPRDSSSSSYLAFVRENSYPPELGHNATNHLSCQIGFNRRRSTAPDGEIEIFNAEKYFSGKMDGNSSEPSCGPTPTPTAKKDVRRRPRSVSRPSSSTSGTSCNSRSTLLPDHHRGKQGHLGVDGGRREADGKKFLGLFPCSCARKHAINIDKEAQLAPVRPQDEHLVCESRLKRISPGLRRHDPFPFPLPLNLNPKFKPEEKVVIGGVQNVNFGANFTPKGDLAIAQKRSSFTALTAGEGGRDEDVLSESSSDLFEIESISMSSHPFFTIEASESATATTGYEPSEASVEWSVVTASVANFSMSSDSVEQGASSLRKTRRSSGSGLLLGCVSEKAVDVTTASGGSGTRTSARGSVVRRECVELEGAVTPTARYRVESCGVDLSSGRAGRVLPQSPFGSSRSTQD, encoded by the coding sequence ATGGCTTCCGTTAAAGTAACTCCAAAGTCTCTCTTTGCCTTCGAGCCGTGCGTCTGCGACCCCCGCGACTCCTCCTCCTCTTCGTACCTCGCCTTCGTACGAGAGAATAGCTACCCGCCGGAGCTCGGCCACAACGCTACCAACCACTTGTCCTGCCAAATTGGCTTCAACCGCCGGCGGAGCACTGCTCCTGACGGTGAGATAGAAATATTCAACGCCGAGAAGTATTTCAGCGGCAAGATGGACGGCAACTCCTCTGAGCCCAGCTGCGGCCCAACCCCGACGCCGACTGCCAAGAAGGACGTCCGTAGGCGGCCGCGCTCGGTGTCGAGGCCCAGCAGCAGCACCTCGGGGACGAGCTGCAACAGCCGCAGCACGCTACTCCCCGACCACCACCGTGGCAAACAAGGGCATCTCGGCGTCGACGGAGGCCGACGAGAAGCCGACGGGAAGAAGTTCCTCGGCTTGTTTCCCTGCTCCTGCGCTAGGAAGCACGCGATCAACATCGACAAGGAAGCCCAGCTAGCGCCGGTTCGTCCCCAGgacgagcacttggtgtgcgaaTCGAGGCTGAAAAGAATCAGCCCTGGTCTGCGGCGCCACGACCCTTTCCCTTTCCCTCTCCCTCTAAATCTCAACCCAAAATTCAAACCAGAAGAGAAAGTAGTCATCGGGGGCGTCCAAAACGTAAACTTCGGCGCCAATTTTACTCCAAAAGGCGATCTTGCCATAGCGCAGAAAAGAAGCAGCTTCACCGCATTGACTGCCGGCGAGGGCGGCCGAGACGAGGACGTCCTCAGCGAATCCAGTTCCGACTTGTTCGAGATCGAGAGCATATCGATGAGCTCGCACCCTTTCTTCACCATCGAGGCGTCTGAGTCGGCGACCGCCACCACCGGATACGAACCGAGCGAGGCAAGCGTGGAGTGGAGCGTTGTCACTGCCAGCGTCGCTAATTTCTCCATGTCATCGGACTCCGTAGAGCAGGGGGCGAGCTCACTGCGGAAGACGAGGAGGTCGTCAGGGTCGGGCCTTCTGCTGGGGTGCGTCAGCGAGAAGGCGGTCGACGTGACGACCGCTTCTGGAGGAAGCGGGACGAGGACGTCAGCTAGGGGCAGCGTGGTCCGGCGAGAGTGCGTCGAGTTGGAGGGGGCGGTGACGCCGACGGCAAGGTACCGCGTCGAGAGCTGCGGCGTGGACTTGAGTTCGGGCCGCGCCGGCCGGGTGCTGCCCCAGAGCCCATTCGGATCGAGCCGCTCCACTCAAGATTAG